One Caretta caretta isolate rCarCar2 chromosome 24, rCarCar1.hap1, whole genome shotgun sequence genomic region harbors:
- the ANKRD35 gene encoding ankyrin repeat domain-containing protein 35 produces the protein MKKMFSCSTSQVAVESWNKHDQKLFEAVEKGDVGRVSVLASRKTARPTKLNALGQSAFHLAASKGLTECLTILLSHGAEVNEKNDDGSTALHLATIACQPQCVKVLLQHGANEDCVDGENRTPLHWAASSGCASSVLLLCDQEAFLDVTDNNGRTPLMIAAMGNHPAICCQLLQRGASGNLTDKDQKTALILACESSSVESAKLLVSSGADLSVVDRTGHDALHYALQSQSRPLRRLLHSALKKRNRRGFGFHGDCLLGVRTPRFYFWFGYKFAVRPWPSHSCCHWSDGDDPLPTSLAEFLLVRSWEIQKAGAAQGQSNSPLCATESLKISFSVFIFPLAEYGSSCQTSTNAQVTAEPPERSGSSINLQSEGGRDAEEDEEDLDAEEWRCRYEDEQTKVLQLEEQLVRKAKECDALAEGCKVMKERIWDQVQEISQLLPERADEGRRVLSRRYSRDTTEEDYYLNLLAEQVQELKKRQQEAGGQNVAVKEDWIQWPGEEEEEEKRRHQEELMRLQAEVATALEEKESAAKRVVELEGHLENMRAVIAVYEAKKRAQDEALEQLQARVAELDGDNQRLRGLLGKQQGERQKAGRQEVDPRGPRVALCTELGQFLSWMREGAARAQEEKAAVLAENKDLKREAEETLRGKLHLEAVPSEAIRKSVASWEKMVVGLEHALAKMDEANFSLLEKARPLQEAISAPQSKQESGVLVNGMVASQLQELRNGLEQREEENNVFRDEAESPLRQPQSLEELEKGRMEKNQIQDGPHGQPRPRLRNDSVETKGQARRRSSDLEKELSDLRQNNGSLMNELAQLGQEREKLQDELQRLWQHQKEGSPRGEAQGLVEELRQRVAALSQELSAEKEETKKLRLRLETQKREMVVLRDSFLKQMMGEANSMGSQSLSTCILEELHWKLDNLVKKHNEALQLVSEIEEESQVLGGNQAPAMQSEAIDTSVGGEKSPQSNSVQALGQEASETLEIVGGELVLEPWRWVNELERDLWELKEELEAAQATLGGESHDVTKLKQMLDRLPMKVAELCSEEEETLRMHEKAWSSLALRTQALEEELRALQEKHEEVRGKCAQREEALAAEKHKNKDLLAKVAEQEKEIGELRGKSEQLERTIQKLNKKVEELSRTCQDKEGKIKKLLKETEKLSAEILALRSESARLRLQLEVKEKNHQEIVTIYRTHLLNAAQGFMDEEVHSMLLRILRAKEE, from the exons GTCGAGAGCTGGAACAAACACGACCAGAAGCTTTTCGAAGCCGTCGAGAAGGGGGATGTGGGCAGAGTTTCCGTCCTGGCTTCCAGAAAGACAGCGAGACCCACCAAGCTCAACGCCCTGGGCCAATCTGC GTTCCATCTGGCAGCTTCCAAAGGGCTCACCGAGTGCCTGACCATCCTGCTGTCTCATGGGGCCGAAGTCAATGAGAAGAATGATGACG GCAGCACGGCGTTGCACCTCGCCACCATCGCCTGCCAGCCTCAGTGCGTGAAGGTTCTTCTGCAG CACGGCGCCAATGAGGACTGCGTGGATGGTGAGAACCGCACCCCCCTACATTGGGCCG cctcctcGGGGTGTGCGTCCAGCGTCTTGCTCCTGTGTGACCAGGAGGCCTTCCTGGATGTCACCGATAAC AACGGACGCACGCCCCTGATGATAGCGGCCATGGGGAACCACCCGGCCATCTGCTGCCAGCTGCTCCAGAGAGGGGCCAGCGGCAACCTCACCGACAAGGACCAGAA GACTGCTCTGATCCTGGCCTGTGAGAGCTCCAGTGTGGAGTCAGCCAAGCTGCTGGTAAGCAGTGGGGCGGACCTCAGCGTGGTGGACAGGACGGGCCACGACGCCCTCCACTATGCCCTGCAGTCCCAGAGCCGCCCACTGAGGAGGCTGCTGCACAGTGCCCTGAAGAAGAGGAATAGAAGAG GCTTTGGTTTCCATGGCGACTGCCTG ttgggagtcaggactcctaggttctatttTTGGTTCGGCTACAAATTCGCTGTGAGACCTTGGCCGAGTCACAGCTGTTGTCACTGGTCAGATGGGGACGACCCATTACCCACCTCACTTGCTGAATTCCTgcttgtgaggagctgggagatcCAGAAGGCAGGGGCTGCCCAGGGGCAAAGCAACTCTCCACTCTGCGCTACAGAGAGTTTGAAAATTTCATTCAGTGTTTTTATTTTCCCTCTGGCAGAGTATGGATCCAGCTGTCAAACAAGCACCAATGCACAG GTGACCGCCGAGCCACCGGAGCGCAGCGGCAGCAGCATAAACTTGCAGAGCGAGGGAGGCAGAGACGCCGAGGAGGACGAAGAGGACCTCGACGCCGAGGAGTGGAGGTGTCGGTATGAAGACGAGCAGACGAAGGTCCTGCAGCTGGAAGAGCAGCTGGTGAGGAAGGCGAAGGAGTGTGATGCCCTGGCGGAGGGGTGCAAGGTGATGAAGGAGAGGATCTGGGACCAGGTGCAGGAGATAAGCCAGCTGTTGCCGGAGAGGGCAGATGAGGGCAGGCGGGTGCTGAGCCGCCGGTACAGCCGGGACACCACAGAAGAGGACTATTACCTGAACCTTTTGGCTGAGCAAGTGCAAGAGTTGAAGAAGAGACAGCAAGAGGCAGGAGGCCAGAACGTAGCAGTGAAGGAAGACTGGATACAGTGgccgggggaggaggaagaggaggagaagagacgCCATCAGGAGGAGTTGATGCGGCTCCAGGCCGAAGTGGCCACGGccctggaggagaaggagagcgCGGCAAAGAGGGTGGTGGAGCTCGAAGGCCATCTGGAGAACATGAGGGCGGTGATCGCTGTCTACGAGGCCAAGAAGCGGGCCCAGGATGAGGcgctggagcagctgcaggctcGTGTCGCTGAGCTCGACGGCGACAACCAACGGCTGCGCGGGCTGCTGGGAAAGCAGCAGGGAGAAAGGCAGAAGGCGGGAAGGCAGGAGGTGGATCCGAGAGGGCCCAGAGTCGCTCTCTGCACTGAGCTAGGCCAATTCCTGTCAtggatgagggagggggctgccaGAGCACAGGAGGAGAAGGCTGCGGTCCTTGCCGAAAACAAGGATCTGaagagggaggcagaggagacCCTCAGAGGCAAACTTCACCTCGAGGCGGTGCCATCGGAAGCCATCAGGAAGAGCGTGGCCTCTTGGGAGAAGATGGTGGTGGGCTTAGAACATGCTCTGGCCAAGATGGATGAGGCCAACTTCAGCCTCCTGGAGAAAGCCAGGCCTCTTCAGGAAGCCATCTCGGCCCCTCAGAGCAAGCAGGAGTCAGGGGTCTTAGTAAACGGCATGGTGGCttcccagctccaggagctgAGAAATGGCCTGGAGCAGCGTGAGGAAGAGAATAACGTCTTCAGAGATGAGGCAGAGTCCCCACTGAGGCAACCTCAATCCctggaggagctggagaagggcagGATGGAAAAGAACCAGATCCAAGATGGCCCCCATGGGCAACCCAGACCTAGGCTGAGGAACGATTCTGTGGAAACGAAGGGCCAGGCCAGGAGGAGAAGCTCTGACCTAGAGAAAGAGCTGTCGGACCTCAGACAGAACAATGGCAGCCTCATGAACGAGCTGGCCCAGCTGGGCCAGGAGAGGGAGAAGCTGCAGGATGAGCTCCAGCGTCTCTGGCAGCACCAGAAGGAAGGGTCCCCCCGAGGAGAGGCGCAGGGCCTGGtggaggagctgaggcagagagtggCCGCCTTGTCCCAGGAGCTCTCAGCCGAGAAGGAAGAGACCAAGAAGCTGAGGCTAAGGCTAGAGACCCAGAAGAGGGAGATGGTGGTGCTGAGGGACAGCTTCCTCAAGCAGATGATGGGAGAGGCCAACAGCATGGGAAGCCAGAGCCTAAGCACCTGCATCTTGGAGGAGCTGCACTGGAAACTGGACAACCTGGTGAAGAAGCACAACGAGGCCCTGCAGCTGGTGTCGGAGATAGAAGAGGAGAGCCAGGTGCTCGGGGGCAACCAGGCTCCCGCCATGCAGAGCGAGGCTATTGACACCTCCGTGGGGGGTGAGAAAAGCCCTCAAAGCAACAGTGTCCAGGCCCTTGGTCAGGAAGCGTCCGAGACCTTGGAGATCGTGGGAGGAGAGctggtgcttgagccctggcgaTGGGTGAATGAGCTGGAGAGAGATCTGTGGGAGCTGAAGGAGGAGCTCGAGGCAGCTCAGGCCACCCTGGGAGGTGAAAGCCATGATGTGACCAAGCTGAAGCAGATGCTCGACCGACTGCCCATGAAGGTGGCAGAGCTGTgctcggaggaggaggagaccctGCGGATGCACGAGAAGGCCTGGAGCTCCCTGGCACTCCGGACTCAGGCTCTGGAAGAGGAGCTGCGAGCCCTTCAGGAGAAGCACGAGGAGGTGAGGGGGAAGTGCGCCCAGCGAGAGGAGGCCCTGGCTGCAGAGAAGCATAAGAACAAGGACCTGCTGGCCAAGGTGGCGGAGCAGGAGAAGGAAATAGGAGAGCTGAGGGGGAAGTCGGAGCAGCTGGAGAGAACCATCCAGAAGCTGAACAAGAAGGTGGAGGAGCTCTCCAGGACCTGCCAGGACAAAGAAGGGAAG ATTAAAAAGTTGCTGAAGGAGACGGAGAAGCTTTCAGCAGAGATCCTGGCCCTCCGCAGTGAGAGTGCTCGTCTCCGGCTGCAGTTAGAG GTTAAGGAAAAAAATCACCAGGAGATTGTTACTATCTACAGAACCCATCTGCTCAATGCAGCCCAG GGGTTCATGGATGAAGAAGTTCACTCAATGCTGCTCCGAATCCTGAGGGCGAAAGAGGAATGA